The proteins below come from a single Fusobacterium nucleatum genomic window:
- a CDS encoding DUF448 domain-containing protein has translation MSNTHIPERTCIICRAKNEKSKLFRLARLKETFYEFDKEQKKQTRAVYVCKSLNCLGKLAKHNKIKVDSQDLMSMLNIINKTSKNYINILNSMKNSGELVFGINLLFENIEHIHFIVMAQDISKKNEEKVFKKVNELKIPYVVVGTMQELGKIFNKEEITVIGIKDKKMARGLVEE, from the coding sequence ATGAGTAATACTCATATACCAGAAAGAACTTGTATAATTTGTAGGGCTAAAAATGAAAAATCTAAGCTATTTAGGCTTGCTAGACTAAAAGAAACTTTCTATGAATTTGATAAGGAACAAAAAAAACAGACAAGAGCAGTATATGTATGTAAATCACTTAATTGTTTAGGAAAATTAGCTAAACATAACAAGATAAAAGTTGATAGTCAAGATTTAATGTCTATGTTAAATATAATAAACAAAACAAGTAAAAATTATATAAATATACTAAATTCAATGAAAAATTCAGGAGAATTAGTTTTTGGAATAAATTTACTTTTTGAAAATATAGAGCATATACATTTTATAGTGATGGCACAGGATATTTCCAAAAAGAATGAAGAAAAGGTATTTAAAAAAGTAAATGAATTAAAAATTCCTTATGTTGTAGTAGGAACTATGCAGGAATTAGGTAAGATATTTAATAAAGAAGAAATAACAGTCATTGGGATAAAAGATAAGAAGATGGCAAGAGGATTAGTAGAAGAATGA
- the eno gene encoding phosphopyruvate hydratase — protein sequence MTGIVDVIGREILDSRGNPTVEVDVILECGVKGRAAVPSGASTGSHEAVELRDEDKTRYLGKGVLKAVNNVNTEIREALLGMDALNQVEIDRVMLELDGTANKGRLGANAILGVSLAVSKAAAEALGLPLYKYLGGVNAKELPLPMMNILNGGAHADSAVDLQEFMIQPVGAKSFREAMQMGAEVFHHLGKLLKANGDSTNVGNEGGYAPSKIQGTEGALSLISEAVKAAGYEPGKDITFALDAASSEFSEKVNGEYQYHFKREGGIVRNTDAMIKWYEELINKYPIVSIEDGLAEDDWDGWVKLTKAIGDRVQIVGDDLFVTNTERLKKGIELGAGNSILIKLNQIGSLTETLDAIEMAKRAGYTAVVSHRSGETEDATIADVAVATNAGQIKTGSTSRTDRMAKYNQLLRIEEELGSVAQYNGRNVFYNIKK from the coding sequence ATGACAGGTATAGTAGATGTAATTGGAAGAGAAATTTTAGATTCAAGAGGAAATCCAACAGTAGAAGTAGATGTAATATTAGAATGTGGTGTAAAAGGTAGAGCAGCTGTTCCATCTGGAGCTTCAACTGGAAGCCATGAAGCAGTTGAGTTAAGAGATGAAGATAAAACAAGATATTTAGGAAAAGGAGTTTTAAAAGCTGTAAATAATGTAAATACTGAAATTAGAGAAGCTCTTTTAGGAATGGATGCTTTAAATCAAGTTGAAATTGATAGAGTAATGCTAGAATTAGATGGAACTGCTAATAAAGGAAGATTAGGAGCTAATGCTATATTAGGTGTATCTCTTGCTGTATCAAAAGCAGCAGCAGAAGCATTGGGACTACCTTTATATAAATATTTAGGTGGAGTGAATGCAAAAGAATTACCATTACCTATGATGAATATTTTAAATGGTGGAGCACATGCTGATTCAGCTGTTGATTTACAAGAATTTATGATACAACCAGTTGGAGCAAAATCTTTTAGAGAAGCTATGCAAATGGGAGCAGAAGTTTTTCATCATTTAGGAAAACTTCTAAAAGCTAATGGAGATTCAACAAATGTTGGAAATGAAGGAGGATATGCTCCATCAAAAATTCAAGGGACAGAAGGTGCTTTATCTTTAATCAGTGAAGCAGTAAAAGCTGCTGGTTATGAACCAGGTAAGGATATCACATTTGCTTTAGATGCAGCATCAAGTGAATTTTCTGAAAAGGTAAATGGGGAATACCAATATCATTTTAAAAGAGAAGGTGGAATAGTTAGAAACACTGATGCAATGATAAAATGGTATGAAGAATTAATAAATAAATATCCAATAGTTTCAATAGAAGATGGACTAGCTGAAGATGACTGGGATGGTTGGGTAAAATTAACTAAGGCTATTGGGGATAGAGTCCAAATAGTTGGAGATGACTTATTTGTAACTAATACTGAAAGATTGAAAAAAGGAATAGAATTAGGAGCTGGAAACTCTATTCTTATAAAATTAAATCAAATAGGTTCATTAACTGAAACATTAGACGCAATAGAAATGGCAAAAAGAGCAGGATATACAGCTGTTGTATCCCATAGATCGGGAGAAACAGAAGATGCAACAATAGCTGATGTAGCTGTTGCAACTAATGCAGGACAAATTAAAACTGGTTCGACTTCAAGAACTGACAGAATGGCTAAATACAATCAATTATTAAGAATTGAAGAAGAATTAGGTTCTGTTGCTCAATACAATGGAAGAAATGTTTTCTATAACATTAAAAAATAA
- a CDS encoding aminopeptidase P family protein has translation MLNKEVYISRRKKLKENFKDGLILIMGNNFSPLDCEDNTYPFIQDATFKYYFGIDHNGLIGLIDIDKNEEIIFGNDYTMSDIIWMGKQKFLKELAIEVGVEKFIEKEELKKYLENRKNIRFTNQYRADNIMYLSSILNINPFEFDKYTSFDLVKAIIKQRNIKDKIEIEEIEKAVNITKEMHLSAMKNVKAGMKEYELVAEVEKQPRKYNAYYSFQTILSKNGQILHNHSHLNTLKDGDMVLLDCGALSDEGYCGDMTTTFPVSGKFTERQKTIHNIVRDMFDRAKELSKAGITYKEVHLEVCKLLAENMKKLGLMKGEVEDIVSAGAHALFMPHGLGHMMGMTVHDMENFGEINVGYDEGEEKSTQFGLSSLRLAKKLEIGNVFTIEPGIYFIPELFEKWKNEGLHKEFLNYDEIEKYMDFGGIRMEKDILIQEDGTSRILGDKFPRTADEIEEYMKLYEK, from the coding sequence ATGTTAAATAAAGAAGTATATATAAGCAGAAGAAAGAAATTAAAAGAAAATTTTAAAGATGGTTTAATTTTAATAATGGGAAATAATTTTTCACCTCTTGATTGTGAAGATAATACTTATCCATTTATACAAGATGCAACTTTTAAATATTACTTTGGCATAGATCACAATGGATTGATTGGACTTATTGATATAGATAAAAATGAAGAAATAATTTTTGGAAATGATTATACAATGTCAGATATTATTTGGATGGGAAAACAAAAGTTCTTAAAAGAATTAGCTATTGAAGTTGGAGTAGAAAAGTTTATTGAAAAGGAAGAATTAAAAAAATATTTAGAAAATAGAAAAAATATAAGATTTACTAATCAATATAGAGCAGATAATATTATGTATTTAAGTTCAATTTTGAATATAAATCCTTTTGAATTTGACAAGTATACATCTTTTGATTTAGTAAAAGCTATAATAAAACAAAGAAATATTAAAGATAAGATTGAAATAGAAGAAATAGAAAAAGCAGTTAATATAACAAAAGAAATGCACCTTTCTGCTATGAAAAATGTGAAAGCTGGAATGAAAGAGTATGAGCTTGTTGCAGAAGTTGAAAAGCAACCAAGAAAATACAATGCTTATTATTCATTCCAAACTATACTTAGTAAAAATGGACAAATATTGCATAATCATAGTCATTTGAATACTTTAAAAGATGGAGATATGGTTTTGCTTGATTGTGGAGCATTAAGTGATGAGGGTTATTGTGGTGATATGACTACAACTTTTCCTGTGAGTGGAAAATTTACTGAAAGACAAAAAACTATACATAATATAGTGAGAGATATGTTTGATAGAGCAAAAGAATTGTCAAAAGCAGGAATAACATATAAGGAAGTACATTTAGAAGTTTGTAAACTTTTAGCAGAAAATATGAAAAAACTTGGGTTGATGAAAGGAGAAGTTGAAGATATAGTTAGTGCTGGAGCACATGCTTTATTTATGCCACATGGTTTAGGACATATGATGGGAATGACAGTTCATGATATGGAAAATTTTGGAGAAATAAATGTTGGTTATGATGAAGGAGAAGAAAAATCAACTCAATTTGGTTTATCTTCTTTAAGGCTTGCTAAAAAATTAGAAATTGGAAATGTCTTTACTATTGAACCAGGAATATATTTTATACCAGAACTTTTTGAAAAATGGAAGAATGAAGGATTACATAAAGAATTTTTAAATTATGATGAAATAGAAAAATATATGGATTTTGGTGGTATTAGAATGGAAAAGGATATTTTAATTCAAGAAGATGGAACAAGTAGAATTTTAGGAGATAAATTTCCAAGAACTGCTGATGAAATAGAAGAATATATGAAATTATATGAAAAATAG
- the rimP gene encoding ribosome maturation factor RimP encodes MEENNQIVEKITKIVNPFIEEMNLSLVDVEYVQDGGYWYVRIFIENLNGDLNIEDCSKLSSKIEDKVEGIIEHKFFLEVSSPGLERPLKKIEDYIRFTGEKITLHLKHKLDDKKQFKAIIKEVNGDNIIFLIDKKEVEIKFNEIRKANILFEFNDF; translated from the coding sequence ATGGAAGAGAATAATCAAATTGTAGAAAAAATTACAAAAATCGTTAATCCTTTTATAGAAGAAATGAACCTCTCTCTTGTAGATGTAGAGTATGTACAAGATGGAGGTTATTGGTATGTTAGAATTTTTATTGAAAATTTAAATGGAGATCTAAATATAGAGGATTGTAGTAAATTGAGTTCTAAAATAGAGGATAAAGTAGAAGGAATAATAGAGCATAAATTCTTCCTTGAAGTTTCTTCACCTGGACTTGAAAGACCATTAAAAAAAATAGAAGACTATATTAGATTTACAGGAGAAAAAATAACTTTACATTTGAAACACAAGTTAGATGATAAAAAACAATTTAAAGCAATAATAAAAGAAGTAAATGGAGATAATATAATATTTTTAATAGATAAAAAAGAAGTTGAAATAAAATTTAATGAAATAAGAAAAGCTAATATTTTGTTTGAATTTAATGATTTTTAA
- the nusA gene encoding transcription termination factor NusA, producing MKAKDSKNFLEALDELEREKGISKESVLEAIELALLAAYKKNYGEDENVEVVVDRENGDIKVFASKTVVNADDLLDPNEEISLEDAKQIKKRVKIGDVLKFEVDCENFRRNAVQNGKQIVIQKVREAEREHIFNKFKEKEDSIVTGIIRRIDNRKNVFIEIDGIELILPPAEQSLSDVYRVGERIKVYILSVEKTNKFPKILISRKNEGLLKKLFEIEIPEITSGIIEIKSVAREAGSRAKVAVYSAVPNIDTVGACIGQRGARIKNIVDELNGERIDIVEWKPVVEEFVSAVLSPAVVSNVTILEDGTARVLVEPSQLSLAIGKNGQNARLAARLTGMRVDIKVIDNETLKEEENE from the coding sequence ATGAAGGCTAAGGATTCTAAAAATTTCTTAGAAGCACTTGATGAGCTTGAAAGAGAAAAAGGAATTAGCAAAGAAAGTGTATTAGAAGCCATAGAACTGGCACTTTTAGCAGCATATAAAAAGAACTATGGTGAAGATGAAAATGTTGAAGTTGTAGTAGATAGAGAAAATGGAGATATAAAGGTTTTTGCAAGTAAAACTGTTGTAAATGCTGATGACCTTTTAGATCCAAATGAGGAAATTTCTCTTGAAGATGCAAAACAAATTAAAAAGAGAGTGAAAATAGGAGATGTTCTAAAATTTGAAGTGGATTGTGAAAATTTTAGAAGAAATGCAGTTCAAAATGGGAAACAGATAGTTATTCAAAAAGTTAGAGAAGCTGAGAGAGAACATATTTTTAATAAATTTAAAGAAAAAGAAGACAGCATAGTAACTGGTATAATTAGAAGAATTGATAATAGGAAGAATGTCTTTATTGAAATAGATGGAATAGAATTGATACTTCCACCAGCTGAACAATCACTTTCTGATGTATATAGAGTTGGAGAAAGAATAAAAGTATATATTTTGAGTGTTGAAAAGACAAATAAATTCCCAAAAATATTGATTTCAAGAAAAAATGAAGGATTGTTAAAGAAACTATTTGAAATTGAAATTCCAGAAATAACATCAGGAATAATTGAAATTAAATCAGTTGCAAGAGAAGCAGGGTCAAGAGCAAAGGTTGCTGTATATTCAGCAGTTCCTAATATTGATACTGTTGGAGCTTGTATAGGACAAAGAGGAGCAAGAATTAAAAATATTGTTGATGAATTAAATGGAGAAAGAATAGATATAGTTGAATGGAAACCAGTTGTAGAAGAATTTGTTTCAGCAGTTCTTAGTCCAGCAGTTGTATCAAATGTTACAATTTTAGAAGATGGCACAGCAAGAGTATTGGTAGAGCCATCACAATTATCACTAGCAATAGGTAAAAATGGACAAAATGCAAGACTTGCAGCTAGATTGACAGGAATGAGAGTGGATATTAAAGTTATTGATAATGAAACTTTAAAAGAGGAAGAAAATGAGTAA
- a CDS encoding HutD/Ves family protein has product MNKVIKKDDWKVSVWAGGTTNEIFIYPENSSYADRIFKARISVATTNNEEKSLFTKLPGVERYISKLSGDMKLQHTDHYDVDMENYQIDRFRGDWETYSWGKYRDFNLMLKGIRGDLYYRQIRSKCRLHLEKDSTVVFLYLIDGKINVNGTDLETEDFYITDDNILDVFGNNPKIYYGFIKEWDQ; this is encoded by the coding sequence ATGAATAAAGTTATAAAAAAAGATGATTGGAAAGTTTCTGTGTGGGCAGGAGGAACAACAAATGAAATTTTTATATACCCAGAAAATTCTAGCTATGCAGATAGAATTTTTAAAGCTAGAATAAGTGTTGCAACTACAAATAATGAGGAAAAATCACTTTTTACAAAATTACCAGGTGTAGAAAGGTATATTTCAAAATTATCAGGAGATATGAAACTTCAACATACAGATCATTATGATGTGGATATGGAAAATTATCAAATAGATAGATTTAGAGGAGATTGGGAAACTTATTCTTGGGGAAAATACAGAGATTTTAATTTGATGTTAAAAGGAATAAGAGGAGATTTATATTACAGACAAATACGATCTAAATGTAGGCTGCACCTTGAAAAAGATAGTACGGTAGTCTTTTTATATCTTATTGATGGGAAGATTAATGTCAATGGAACAGATTTAGAAACAGAAGATTTCTATATAACAGATGATAATATATTAGATGTTTTTGGAAATAATCCAAAAATATATTATGGATTTATTAAAGAATGGGATCAGTAG
- a CDS encoding macro domain-containing protein, translated as MYKNIIKLISGDITKVPEVEAIVNAANTSLEMGGGVCGAIFRAAGSYLAKECKEIGGCNTGEAVITKGYNLPNKYIIHTVGPRYSTGENGEAERLTSAYYESLKLAKKKGIKKIAFPSISTGIYRFPVDEGAEIALNTAIKFLDENPNSFDLILWVLDEKTYIVYKEKYAKLINE; from the coding sequence ATGTATAAAAATATAATAAAATTAATAAGTGGTGATATAACAAAAGTTCCAGAAGTTGAAGCAATAGTAAATGCAGCTAACACTTCACTTGAAATGGGCGGAGGAGTTTGTGGAGCAATTTTTAGAGCTGCTGGTAGTTATCTTGCTAAAGAGTGTAAAGAAATTGGAGGTTGTAACACAGGAGAAGCCGTAATAACTAAAGGATACAATCTTCCTAATAAATATATTATTCATACAGTTGGACCGAGATATTCAACAGGAGAAAATGGAGAAGCTGAAAGATTGACATCAGCCTACTATGAAAGCTTGAAATTGGCAAAGAAAAAGGGAATTAAAAAAATAGCTTTTCCATCTATTTCAACAGGAATATATAGATTTCCAGTAGATGAAGGAGCAGAGATTGCGTTAAATACAGCTATAAAATTTTTAGATGAAAATCCTAATAGTTTTGATTTAATTTTGTGGGTATTAGATGAAAAAACTTATATTGTATATAAAGAAAAATATGCGAAACTAATAAATGAATAG